One segment of Tachyglossus aculeatus isolate mTacAcu1 chromosome 16, mTacAcu1.pri, whole genome shotgun sequence DNA contains the following:
- the LOC119938766 gene encoding dimethylaniline monooxygenase [N-oxide-forming] 4-like isoform X1, translating into MVKSVAVVGAGVSGLSSLKCCLDEGLEPTCFERSDDIGGLWRFTETAGDGKTRAYRSVMTNTSKEMSCYSDFPFQEEYSNYMNQAKFWEYLRTYTEHFDLLKYIRFRTTVCSVMKHPDFVTTGQWVVVTESEGNRETTVFDAVMICTGLFLNAFLPLESFPGIKKFQGQVLHSQEYRTPEDFRGKRILVIGTGNTGGDVAVELGRTAARVFLSTRSGTWVISRLSDDGYPLDLINTTRFRHLIRWLLPSAIWSRMVEKRLNKWFNHENYGLHVCKGWRQKPIVNDELPSSILCGTVTVKVKVKEFTETSAVFEDGTVEDVDVVLFATGYTSSFPFLEEPTRSICRKKIFLHKCVFPSNLEKSTLAVIGHIHLSGSILTATELQARWVTRVFKGLCEIPPSSTLMASAAKKEQLIKQGVLQDSNIEKMDYITYMDELARSLGVKPNILLLFLKDPKLGLKVFFGPCSPYQYRLTGPGKWDGARKAILTLWDRVLKPLQTRLVLEPARPPSTSNCLKVWGPPVLLAATAGLLVCKFSSLLGISWIGLKEKSSAFLVSMMRW; encoded by the exons ATGGTCAAGAGTGTCGCAGTGGTTGGAGCTGGGGTGAGTGGCCTGTCCTCCCTCAAGTGCTGTCTGGATGAGGGTCTGGAGCCCACCTGCTTCGAGAGGAGCGATGACATTGGGGGGCTCTGGAGGTTCACA GAAACCGCCGGAGATGGGAAGACCAGGGCCTATAGGTCTGTGATGACCAACACTTCAAAGGAGATGTCCTGTTACAGTGACTTCCCCTTTCAGGAAGAGTATTCCAACTACATGAATCAAGCCAAATTTTGGGAATATCTGCGCACGTACACCGAGCACTTTGACCTGTTGAAATACATACGCTTCAGG ACCACAGTGTGCAGTGTAATGAAACACCCTGACTTCGTTACCACCGGCCAATGGGTGGTGGTCACTGAGTCTGAGGGGAACCGGGAAACAACCGTCTTTGATGCGGTCATGATTTGCACTGGCCTTTTCCTCAATGCTTTTTTGCCCTTGGAATCTTTTCCTG GCATCAAGAAGTTTCAAGGCCAGGTCCTGCACAGCCAGGAATACAGGACCCCGGAAGACTTCCGTGGGAAACGAATCCTGGTGATCGGCACTGGGAACACCGGTGGGGACGTTGCAGTGGAACTTGGCCGAACGGCAGCTCGG GTATTTCTCAGTACCCGAAGTGGCACCTGGGTCATCAGCCGGCTTTCTGACGATGGATATCCTTTAGACCTGATCAACACGACTAGATTTCGTCACCTAATTAGATGGCTCCTGCCTTCAGCCATTTGGAGTAGGATGGTGGAGAAGCGGTTGAATAAATGGTTTAACCATGAAAACTATGGATTACACGTTTGCAAAGG GTGGAGACAAAAGCCAATAGTGAATGATGAGCTGCCAAGCAGCATCCTCTGTGGGACTGTCACTGTGAAAGTCAAAGTGAAGGAATTTACAGAAACCTCTGCTGTCTTCGAAGATGGGACGGTTGAAGACGTTGACGTTGTCCTCTTCGCTACAGGATACACTTCCTCTTTTCCGTTCCTTGAAGAACCAACTCGGAGTATCTGCAGGAAGAAAATCTTCCTGCACAAATGTGTCTTCCCCTCAAATCTGGAGAAGTCAACACTGGCTGTCATTGGCCACATTCACCTTTCGGGATCCATCTTAACAGCAACAGAACTCCAGGCTCGCTGGGTGACCAGAGTTTTCAAAG GTCTGTGTGAAATACCACCTTCGAGCACACTGATGGCCAGTGCCGCCAAGAAGGAGCAGCTAATCAAACA GGGTGTTCTTCAGGATTCTAACATCGAGAAAATGGACTACATCACCTACATGGACGAGCTCGCCAGGAGCCTAGGAGTGAAGCCCAATATCCTGCTCTTATTCTTGAAGGATCCCAAGCTGGGGCTAAAAGTTTTCTTTGGGCCTTGCAGCCCTTACCAGTACCGCCTGACCGGGCCGGGGAAGTGGGACGGAGCCAGAAAGGCCATCCTGACCCTATGGGACCGTGTTCTCAAACCCTTGCAAACTCGATTGGTGCTGGAGCCCGCAAGGCCTCCCTCGACCTCAAATTGTCTCAAGGTCTGGGGTCCCCCTGTTTTGCTTGCTGCCACTGCCGGGCTGCTTGTTTGTAAATTTTCATCTCTCCTGGGTATCTCCTGGATCGGCCTAAAGGAAAAGTCGTCTGCTTTCTTGGTGAGCATGATGAGATGGTGA
- the LOC119938766 gene encoding dimethylaniline monooxygenase [N-oxide-forming] 4-like isoform X3, protein MVKSVAVVGAGVSGLSSLKCCLDEGLEPTCFERSDDIGGLWRFTETAGDGKTRAYRSVMTNTSKEMSCYSDFPFQEEYSNYMNQAKFWEYLRTYTEHFDLLKYIRFRTTVCSVMKHPDFVTTGQWVVVTESEGNRETTVFDAVMICTGLFLNAFLPLESFPGIKKFQGQVLHSQEYRTPEDFRGKRILVIGTGNTGGDVAVELGRTAARVFLSTRSGTWVISRLSDDGYPLDLINTTRFRHLIRWLLPSAIWSRMVEKRLNKWFNHENYGLHVCKGWRQKPIVNDELPSSILCGTVTVKVKVKEFTETSAVFEDGTVEDVDVVLFATGYTSSFPFLEEPTRSICRKKIFLHKCVFPSNLEKSTLAVIGHIHLSGSILTATELQARWVTRVFKGLCEIPPSSTLMASAAKKEQLIKQILTSRKWTTSPTWTSSPGA, encoded by the exons ATGGTCAAGAGTGTCGCAGTGGTTGGAGCTGGGGTGAGTGGCCTGTCCTCCCTCAAGTGCTGTCTGGATGAGGGTCTGGAGCCCACCTGCTTCGAGAGGAGCGATGACATTGGGGGGCTCTGGAGGTTCACA GAAACCGCCGGAGATGGGAAGACCAGGGCCTATAGGTCTGTGATGACCAACACTTCAAAGGAGATGTCCTGTTACAGTGACTTCCCCTTTCAGGAAGAGTATTCCAACTACATGAATCAAGCCAAATTTTGGGAATATCTGCGCACGTACACCGAGCACTTTGACCTGTTGAAATACATACGCTTCAGG ACCACAGTGTGCAGTGTAATGAAACACCCTGACTTCGTTACCACCGGCCAATGGGTGGTGGTCACTGAGTCTGAGGGGAACCGGGAAACAACCGTCTTTGATGCGGTCATGATTTGCACTGGCCTTTTCCTCAATGCTTTTTTGCCCTTGGAATCTTTTCCTG GCATCAAGAAGTTTCAAGGCCAGGTCCTGCACAGCCAGGAATACAGGACCCCGGAAGACTTCCGTGGGAAACGAATCCTGGTGATCGGCACTGGGAACACCGGTGGGGACGTTGCAGTGGAACTTGGCCGAACGGCAGCTCGG GTATTTCTCAGTACCCGAAGTGGCACCTGGGTCATCAGCCGGCTTTCTGACGATGGATATCCTTTAGACCTGATCAACACGACTAGATTTCGTCACCTAATTAGATGGCTCCTGCCTTCAGCCATTTGGAGTAGGATGGTGGAGAAGCGGTTGAATAAATGGTTTAACCATGAAAACTATGGATTACACGTTTGCAAAGG GTGGAGACAAAAGCCAATAGTGAATGATGAGCTGCCAAGCAGCATCCTCTGTGGGACTGTCACTGTGAAAGTCAAAGTGAAGGAATTTACAGAAACCTCTGCTGTCTTCGAAGATGGGACGGTTGAAGACGTTGACGTTGTCCTCTTCGCTACAGGATACACTTCCTCTTTTCCGTTCCTTGAAGAACCAACTCGGAGTATCTGCAGGAAGAAAATCTTCCTGCACAAATGTGTCTTCCCCTCAAATCTGGAGAAGTCAACACTGGCTGTCATTGGCCACATTCACCTTTCGGGATCCATCTTAACAGCAACAGAACTCCAGGCTCGCTGGGTGACCAGAGTTTTCAAAG GTCTGTGTGAAATACCACCTTCGAGCACACTGATGGCCAGTGCCGCCAAGAAGGAGCAGCTAATCAAACA GATTCTAACATCGAGAAAATGGACTACATCACCTACATGGACGAGCTCGCCAGGAGCCTAG
- the LOC119938766 gene encoding dimethylaniline monooxygenase [N-oxide-forming] 4-like isoform X2, translating to MTNTSKEMSCYSDFPFQEEYSNYMNQAKFWEYLRTYTEHFDLLKYIRFRTTVCSVMKHPDFVTTGQWVVVTESEGNRETTVFDAVMICTGLFLNAFLPLESFPGIKKFQGQVLHSQEYRTPEDFRGKRILVIGTGNTGGDVAVELGRTAARVFLSTRSGTWVISRLSDDGYPLDLINTTRFRHLIRWLLPSAIWSRMVEKRLNKWFNHENYGLHVCKGWRQKPIVNDELPSSILCGTVTVKVKVKEFTETSAVFEDGTVEDVDVVLFATGYTSSFPFLEEPTRSICRKKIFLHKCVFPSNLEKSTLAVIGHIHLSGSILTATELQARWVTRVFKGLCEIPPSSTLMASAAKKEQLIKQGVLQDSNIEKMDYITYMDELARSLGVKPNILLLFLKDPKLGLKVFFGPCSPYQYRLTGPGKWDGARKAILTLWDRVLKPLQTRLVLEPARPPSTSNCLKVWGPPVLLAATAGLLVCKFSSLLGISWIGLKEKSSAFLVSMMRW from the exons ATGACCAACACTTCAAAGGAGATGTCCTGTTACAGTGACTTCCCCTTTCAGGAAGAGTATTCCAACTACATGAATCAAGCCAAATTTTGGGAATATCTGCGCACGTACACCGAGCACTTTGACCTGTTGAAATACATACGCTTCAGG ACCACAGTGTGCAGTGTAATGAAACACCCTGACTTCGTTACCACCGGCCAATGGGTGGTGGTCACTGAGTCTGAGGGGAACCGGGAAACAACCGTCTTTGATGCGGTCATGATTTGCACTGGCCTTTTCCTCAATGCTTTTTTGCCCTTGGAATCTTTTCCTG GCATCAAGAAGTTTCAAGGCCAGGTCCTGCACAGCCAGGAATACAGGACCCCGGAAGACTTCCGTGGGAAACGAATCCTGGTGATCGGCACTGGGAACACCGGTGGGGACGTTGCAGTGGAACTTGGCCGAACGGCAGCTCGG GTATTTCTCAGTACCCGAAGTGGCACCTGGGTCATCAGCCGGCTTTCTGACGATGGATATCCTTTAGACCTGATCAACACGACTAGATTTCGTCACCTAATTAGATGGCTCCTGCCTTCAGCCATTTGGAGTAGGATGGTGGAGAAGCGGTTGAATAAATGGTTTAACCATGAAAACTATGGATTACACGTTTGCAAAGG GTGGAGACAAAAGCCAATAGTGAATGATGAGCTGCCAAGCAGCATCCTCTGTGGGACTGTCACTGTGAAAGTCAAAGTGAAGGAATTTACAGAAACCTCTGCTGTCTTCGAAGATGGGACGGTTGAAGACGTTGACGTTGTCCTCTTCGCTACAGGATACACTTCCTCTTTTCCGTTCCTTGAAGAACCAACTCGGAGTATCTGCAGGAAGAAAATCTTCCTGCACAAATGTGTCTTCCCCTCAAATCTGGAGAAGTCAACACTGGCTGTCATTGGCCACATTCACCTTTCGGGATCCATCTTAACAGCAACAGAACTCCAGGCTCGCTGGGTGACCAGAGTTTTCAAAG GTCTGTGTGAAATACCACCTTCGAGCACACTGATGGCCAGTGCCGCCAAGAAGGAGCAGCTAATCAAACA GGGTGTTCTTCAGGATTCTAACATCGAGAAAATGGACTACATCACCTACATGGACGAGCTCGCCAGGAGCCTAGGAGTGAAGCCCAATATCCTGCTCTTATTCTTGAAGGATCCCAAGCTGGGGCTAAAAGTTTTCTTTGGGCCTTGCAGCCCTTACCAGTACCGCCTGACCGGGCCGGGGAAGTGGGACGGAGCCAGAAAGGCCATCCTGACCCTATGGGACCGTGTTCTCAAACCCTTGCAAACTCGATTGGTGCTGGAGCCCGCAAGGCCTCCCTCGACCTCAAATTGTCTCAAGGTCTGGGGTCCCCCTGTTTTGCTTGCTGCCACTGCCGGGCTGCTTGTTTGTAAATTTTCATCTCTCCTGGGTATCTCCTGGATCGGCCTAAAGGAAAAGTCGTCTGCTTTCTTGGTGAGCATGATGAGATGGTGA